In the Triplophysa dalaica isolate WHDGS20190420 chromosome 8, ASM1584641v1, whole genome shotgun sequence genome, AAAGTGGATTATAACAGTGACGGTGGATTATAGACAGTGAGTGTGGATCAGCAGATGTTTAAACTACTTTTACAATATATTCAAATCTCTCTGTGAATAAAGCAAAACGCAACTCGATGTACGACACAATGTTTACTATTATTTCATGGTTGAAATtgctaaacaacacaacaattttAAACCAATATGCTGTAATACTTTAAGATAAACTCACTGACATCATGGTACGCCCCCTGTAGGAGAACATGCTTTGCAGAGGTATATTTTATTACTGATACTAATAGTATTGTATCGGTTTTAGTTTATATAGAATAAATGTGTGTAGTCACTATACAGTTTGTAGCCTATGTCCAAATTTTGAAGTTTCTGAAACCACGAGACAAGTAAAGAAGACGACCAAAGTATTGatggtaaaataataaatcaataaataattaatgaaaCCAAAGTATCAAATTCTTTATAATTATCAATGACCAGAAATCATTCTAtcataaaatcaataaataataataaaataaataaatatgtacttTCTAGAAAACAGAATTTTATAATGTCAATTTACCGAACAgctacattattattattattatacgcAAAACTTCAAGACTTTTCATGTTATAGCGGTTTTACAGTCTCCGGTCCACCAGGTGGCAGTGTGGTGTAATAAAAGCACCGCTCGgctgtttgttttcctgttaGCTTTTAGCATCTCAAGCTTCTGTGAAAGATGCACGCGTCTGTCATGATGGCTGAACCGGATGAAAAGCTGTTGTTGCAGTTTGAAACACAAGAGCTGGAGGTAAAAACACATAAGCGGGAGGTGGATTCATGTATGGATTTCATCTGCTGATGTTTTATCATGTCTTTTTCATCTGATGCACACAGGTGGCTGTCATTTCAATAACCCTGCTTGTGCGAAACCAACTTATAACTTAGTGTTCACTTGTCCTTGTGAACAGACTGatgtttatttgatatttaacaCTGAGCTAGTTCATGTCATTCTgtctgtgtatgtttttttatagacTGTATGTCATTTCAATTCTTTAATATCGTTATCTCAGGCTCCTGGTGGCATTGCAACCCCTCAGGTTTATTCCCAGCTAATGGTTCTATATCTCCTACACAATGACACGTgagtacatttacatataatgcatttattgtttttctatttattttatcagCCGGTCTTTTCTTAATATTCAGTTGCTTGTACACAGGAACAATGCCAGATATCTTTGGAAACGGATACCCCAAGCAATTAAAACAGTAAGTTTTATGTTTGTGACTGGTTAGATTCTAttgaaaaattacattaaaatttgGAGCTCTGATTCACAGTTTGTTCTTTCAGGCAAACCCAGAGATGGCGGCTATATGGGCTGTAGGACAACATATATGGCAGCGGGACTTTCCTGGGATCTACAGTGCAATTGCTGCTTTCCAGTGGTCTGAAAGCATTCTGCCTGTTATGGAAGCATTAAGAGGTACCATTATCATATGAATTGTGGTTTTGTAATACATTTTGCATTACTccttaaattgaaatatttgagGATAAATGTCTGTTATACACGACTATACCACACTGCACATCTTAcgtttttggatgtttaagtAGGTATATTTATTATCTTATAGGGTGGTTTGTGGTTACTAAAGTTTCACATCTGTCGTTATAGTgataagacatttttttactttttcattgaAGCTGGGTGCTTCCAAAATGTGGGATACAGGCACgactaaatatgtttttagcatttaaaaacttaaatgatGTAGTGCTACTGCAATTTCATAGATTTTCAAATGATTTAGTTGTTGCGTAGAGACAAGAAGGTGAAAACATCCAAAATGGGTCAAATTTCTGTTGTCTGTTACTTCTAAAAAAGTTATTGGTacataatatgtaatttaacgtataatatttttttaagaaacaggGGATTTTTGTAAGGTTTGAAAGGCACAGTGCGCAATGTTGAAAATAGTTAGGCTCTGCTTATAATCTGCTTGCATATAaatttgtttctcattttatttagctCTTCAGCTGTTTGATATAGCATCAGTTAAACCTTTCAGAGAGTAAAATCTGTCTGGTCTCTTGTAGCTGTACAGCtgcatatacactcacctaaaggattattaggaacaccatactaaaactgtgtttgaccccctttcgcctttagaactgccttaattctacatgtcattgattcaacaaggtgttgaaagcattctttagaaatgttggaccatattgataggatagcatcttgcagttgatggagatttgtgggatgcacgaagctcccgttccaccacatcccaaagctgctctattgggttgagatctggtgactgtgggggccattttagtacagtgaactcattgtcatgttcaagaaaccaatttgaaatgaatcgagctttgtgacatggtgctttatcctgctggaagtagccatcagaggatgggtacatggtggtcataaagggatggacatggtcagaaacaatgctcaggtaggccgtggcatttaaacgatgcccaattggcactaaggggcctaaagtatgccaagaaaacatcccccacaccattacaccaccaccatcattgcattaatgagaaattgaacaggtgttcctaataatcctttaggtgagtgtagaaGAGATGATAGAAGATTTAATCACTTTTTTTTGACTGTAATAAACTGCATGTCTAAATAAATTGTATacaattttacaacatttttaattcagaGATTAAAAAGTACATACAATTCTCTGTGGTAAAGCACAGTTGACAGCCCTCTCAGATTTTGTTAGTGTTGCATTTACATGGCATATTTTGTGTGGTTCTGTTTGAttagacaaaaaaaagataaaatttgGTTATTAATCTTATTTTACTTTGAATGTTTATGGATGTGCAGCAGGAAATTAAAATTTACCCTGAGACGAGACATGTTGCtctcagatttcatttcaagtTGTTCATGACTATATTTAGGTTGGGCATTAACTCAACA is a window encoding:
- the cops8 gene encoding COP9 signalosome complex subunit 8, whose translation is MHASVMMAEPDEKLLLQFETQELEAPGGIATPQVYSQLMVLYLLHNDTNNARYLWKRIPQAIKTANPEMAAIWAVGQHIWQRDFPGIYSAIAAFQWSESILPVMEALRESTRRRAYGLVAQAYTSISAEDFAAFVGYSVEEAVKGVVSHGWQADPNTRMIMPQKPDPPPVSLVPNEQQLARLTDYVAFLEN